From the Manis javanica isolate MJ-LG chromosome 11, MJ_LKY, whole genome shotgun sequence genome, one window contains:
- the LOC108403747 gene encoding olfactory receptor 52B4-like: MTTLNHTGVSHTVFHLLGIPGLEDQHMWISIPFLISYVITLLGNSLLICIILTKRSLHEPMYLFLCMLAGADIVLSTCTVPQALAIFWFRAGEISLDRCITQIFLLTSTFISESAILLVMAFDRYIAICYPLRYTTILTHRLIGKIGMTVLLRSYCTVFPVIFLLKRLTFCKSNILPNTACKHIVLARVSCDDIRVNTWYGVFALISTLVVDVVLILISYVLILRAVLHMPSQDARLKALNTCGSHVCVILLFYGPGIFSVLTQRFGRHIPPHIHVLLANVYTLAPPMLNPIIYGIKTKQIREQVFHVFFSKQK; the protein is encoded by the coding sequence ATGACTACCTTAAACCACACTGGTGTTAGCCACACAGTCTTCCACTTGCTGGGCATCCCTGGCCTTGAGGACCAGCACATGTGGATTTCCatccccttcctcatttcctATGTCATCACCCTGTTGGGGAACAGCCTGCTCATCTGCATCATCCTCACAAAGCGCAGCCTCCATGAGCCCATGTACCTCTTCCTCTGCATGCTGGCCGGAGCAGACATTGTCCTCTCCACGTGCACAGTGCCTCAGGCCCTGGCCATCTTCTGGTTCCGTGctggggagatctccctggaTCGCTGCATCACTCAGATCTTTCTCCTGACTTCTACTTTCATCTCTGAGTCAGCGATCTTGCTGGTGATGGCATTTGACCGCTACATTGCCATATGCTACCCACTGAGATACACCACTATCCTTACACATAGACTGATTGGAAAAATAGGCATGACTGTCCTTCTGAGAAGTTATTGTACAGTTTTTCCTGTAATATTTCTTCTGAAAAGGTTGACTTTCTGTAAGAGTAACATCCTCCCAAACACTGCTTGTAAACACATTGTCCTGGCCCGTGTTTCCTGTGATGACATACGAGTAAATACCTGGTATGGTGTTTTTGCCTTAATTTCAACATTGGTTGTGGATGTTGTGCTAATTCTTATTTCTTACGTGCTGATTCTCCGTGCTGTCCTGCACATGCCATCCCAAGATGCTCGTCTTAAAGCTCTCAACACATGTGGCTCCCATGTCTGTGTCATCCTCCTCTTTTACGGGCCTGGGATCTTCTCAGTGCTCACTCAGCGGTTTGGACGCCACATCCCACCCCATATCCATGTCCTGCTGGCCAATGTCTACACTCTGGCTCCTCCTATGCTGAACCCCATCATTTATGGGATCAAGACCAAACAAATCCGGGAACAGGTGTTTCATGTGTtcttttcaaaacagaaatga